From Bacteroidales bacterium, the proteins below share one genomic window:
- the secG gene encoding preprotein translocase subunit SecG: protein MLTLAIILIIAASVLLILIVLAQNSKGGGLSSTFGSSGGQMGGVVQTNKFLEKTTWTLAIALIVFSITASVAIPRQEESAESKAQKALKELNQMETTPNILSPEQIEGLNNEENK from the coding sequence ATGTTAACATTAGCAATTATACTTATTATAGCAGCAAGCGTATTATTAATTCTTATTGTTTTGGCACAAAACTCAAAAGGCGGAGGTTTATCTTCAACTTTCGGAAGTTCCGGCGGACAAATGGGCGGTGTTGTTCAAACAAATAAGTTTTTAGAAAAAACAACTTGGACACTTGCAATTGCATTAATTGTTTTTAGCATAACCGCAAGTGTTGCTATTCCCAGACAAGAAGAAAGTGCAGAATCAAAAGCTCAAAAAGCCCTAAAAGAGTTAAATCAAATGGAAACAACTCCAAATATTTTATCTCCCGAGCAAATCGAAGGCTTAAATAACGAAGAAAATAAATAA